CTTATCGATAATGCGGATTCCGTGAGTAAATCCCGCGGCTGAAAATCCCTCTCCCGCCACGAACACGCGAAAAAGAAGTCAACCGCAGCATCCTTCTACAATACGCCTATCGTTTTTTCGTTGTCATGAGCACCTCCTGCCGCCGCGTTTGCGATCTGTTCTACCATCGTCACCATGAGCGACAATCGCCCCGTTTCTCCAAACAGTGCCCGGCGCCTCGATGATTTGGTGTGGCGCCGCGATATCCTCGGTGAAGGTTTTGAAAACGCCGAGATCCTCACGGTCGGCAGCGAGCCGGCGACGTTGGTGCGCGCACATTTCGACTCTCCTTCGTCCAAGCCTGCCCTTTTGTGGATTCACGGCATGTCTGACTATTTCTTTCAGGCTCACGTGGCGGAGCATTTCCTTGCGCAGGGCTACCCCTTTTATGCGGTGGACATGAGAAGGTGCGGCCGTTCCTGGCGTGAGGGGCAGCGCTGGCACGCCACGACTGATCTTGAGGAGTATTTTCCCGAGTTAACGCTGGCGGCACGGTTGATCGCGGGCGAGCACGGCAGTGTTGTCCCGATTGCCCATTCGACCGGTGGCTTGATTGCTCCGCTGTGGCTTGATTATGTGCGCCGTAGGGACCCGGGTCTGCATTCCGCGGTAGCGGGCATGATTCTTAATAGCCCGTGGCTTGACATGCAGTTTCCAAAGCTGTTGGTTTTGGCGTTGAAGTACCCAGTTGCTGTGTTGGGTAAGGCGTTTCCCACCTTGGCTGTAAATAAGGGAGGGACCGCGACTTACGGCAAGTCCATCTCCATTGAGGAGCACGGGAGCTGGAGGTTCGACACCACCATGAAACCGATTGAGGGCCACAGTGTGAGCCTCGGCTGGCTGCGGGCGATTTTCTTGGGCCAGGAGCGCATTCATTCTGGGGATGTTGACACCGGGGTGCCCATGCTCACTTTGTCGTCGTCTCATTCTTATCTGCGTCAGCCTTATTCCCCGGCTGCCGACACTGCGGATACGGTTCTCGACGTGGCAGACATGAAGCGTTGGGCTCCGACCTTGGCTCGTGATTCGCAGGTGTTGGCCATTGATGGCGCGCTTCACGACGTTTTCCTTTCCGAAAAGTACGCTCGCGAGGCCGCGTTGGCGTCCGCTCTGCGTTGGCTCAGCGATCTGAAAATCCAGCACTAAAACAATTTCAAGGAGTTAATTCCACCCTCATGAATGCCCATTACGACCTCATCATCATCGGCGCCGGCTCAGGCAACTCGATTCCCTCACGCAAGTTCAAGGACTGGAAAATCGCCATCGTGGAAAAGGGTTCGTTCGGCGGCACTTGTCTTAACGCTGGTTGCATCCCCACGAAAATGTTCGTCAAGACCGCCGACGCTGCGTACAGTGCTGCCCATTCTTCCCACCTTGGCTTGGATACCGGTTTCAATGGTGCCGATTGGCCCGCGATCGTGGACCGCATCTTCACCAAACGTGTTGACCCCATCGCGAGCGGTGGCGAGGAGTTCCGGCGCGGAGACGGCAGCCCCAACGTCACGGTTTACGACATGCATGCAACGTTCGTCGGAGATCGCACCATCTCAACGGGTCGGGGTGGTAAGGAAGAGACGATTTCTGCAGACCAGATTGTCATTGCGGCGGGTGCCCGCCCCGTCATCCCTGAGTGGGCGAGCGATATTACGCATTACACGAGCGAAAATATCATGCGTATTGCGAAGCAGCCGGAGTCTTTGATCATTGTGGGCGGCGGTTTCATTGCGATGGAGTTTGCGCACATCTTCAATGCGCTGGGCACGAAGGTCACTGTGGTCAATCGTTCTGAGTTGCTGCGCACGCTCGACCACGACTTTGTTGAGCGATTCAACGAAATTGCACGCAATACCTATGAGGTTCATGAGCGGGCGACCGTGACTGAGGCGCGCGAGGATGACGCCGGGGTCACACTCACTCTCGATGACGGCACTAAGGTCACCTCGGAGGCGTTGCTTGTAGCGACGGGCCGCAGGCCCAACGGGGATTTGTTGAACGCTCACGCCGGCGGCATCGAGCTTGTCGACGGCGCCCGCATCCGCGTTGACCGCTACGGTCGCACCACCGCCGAGGGTGTTTGGGCTTTGGGCGACGTCTCCTCTCCTTACCAGCTCAAGCACGTATCCAACGCCGAGACCCGCGCGATCAAGCACAACCTGCTCAACCCGAACGATCTTGTAGCTATGCCACATGACCACGTTCCTTACGCGGTTTTTACCCACCCGGAGATCGCCACTGTTGGTATGACGGAGGCACAGGCCCGCGAGGCGGGTCACGACGTAACTACCAAGGTGCAGAAGTACGGTGATGTCGCTTACGGCTGGGCGTTGGACGATACCTCTGGGATGTGCAAACTTGTCGCGGATCGCAGCACTGGCCGTCTGCTAGGCGCGCATTATATGGGCCCGCAAGCATCGACTCTGATTCAGCAGATGATTACGGTTCTTGCCTACGACATTGACTTGCGCGGCTTCGCGCGTGGCCAGTATTGGATTCACCCGTCCCTCGCGGAGGTGACGGAAAATGCGATTTTGGGTTTGGACCTGCAGCTCAGCAATAGTTAACACCATACACCCCCGAATTGGGGGGAGGCGCTCTCACTTCGGGAGGTTTGCCGGTTTTAGCTAAAATCCCACGTAATATAGTCCGGATGTAACGATAGTTGACCAGCTCACTATTGCATCCTTATAGGTTTCCTTAAAGCACTAGCAACTTTTTCCCAGCTTGTGGTGCAATTGAGGTTCCCTTAGGTTATGGTTTTTCTACGACACCGGGTACTCACCGGAAACGGCATAAAGACGAGTAGGACTCGTACGTCCTGTCGAGAGCTTGTCACTGCCCGGACGTCTTGTAAGCACTCAAAGAGTAAGGATTTCGTCTCATGCGCAATTTCCGTAAAGCAGGCTTCGCTGCCGCCACTGCCCTCGCTGTCACCTTTGGCTCCGCTTCCGTCGCCCTCGCCGAGGAGGTCAAGCCCATTACTACTGAGGTCACCGAAACGAAGGGTGAGGGTGGCTCCTCGACCGACCTTGGCAAGAGCCTGGATGCCTGGAGGATCGAGGACGGAAAGACCGTCAAGACTGGCGCCGATGCAGAAGCCCTGTTCGGATCTTCCAAGGAGGGTCAGGACGGACAGACTTGGGAGACGCAGCCACGGTGGGCTCAGCTCCTCTACGTGGGCTCCATCTTCCTTGGTGTCTCGGCCTTGGTTTCCCTCATTGTCGGGCCTGCCTACAACTTCGTCATCCACGGCCCGCTCGGGGTCTAAATAGCGGGATTCCGCACAACACCTGTTTCAACCTTTTAGAAAGAAGGATTTACCATGCGTAACTTCCGCACCTCCGCAGTTGCAGCTGCTACCGCCCTGACCCTCGCCATCACTGGTGTCGGTGTTGCTTCTGCTCAGACCGACGGCTCGACCCAGAACAACGGTTCTGCTCAGAACGATGGTTCCTCCCAGGACAACGGTTCCGCTCAGAACAATGGCCCTGCTCAAAACGATGGTTCCTCCCAGGACAACGGTTCCGCTCAGAACAATGGCCCTGCTCAAAACGATGGTTCCTCCCAGGACAACGGCTCTGCTCAGAACGACGGCTCCAGCAAGGACAACGGTACCAGCCAGACCAACAACTCCGGCTCCTCCGCTTTCACTGGTAAGCAGGTAGGTGACAAGGACTTCGGAGACGTCCTCAAGGACGGCTTCGGCGGCCTGTCCAGCGGTAAAGGTTCCTCCCACTTCTTCCCCGACGCTAAGGAACCGTTCTACGGTGCCGACGCCTTCGGCAAGGAAATTAACATGGACAACGTCCCGCAGTGGGCTCGCTACCTGATCGACCTGACCGTTCTGGCCGGCATCGGCACTTTGATCGGCGCCGTCATCTCCGCCTTCAACTGGGCTTCCTACAACGGCTTGATCAAGTTCTAAGCCGCTTTCTCGCGAACAGCGAGTTGCTCAGCCCCTTCTTCCGCATTAGCTGCGGAAGAAGGGGCATTTTCGTGTTTGCTGGTGGAAACCCTACTGTCCCAGCATCAACATTCCGGCGGCGACGTCCTCGTCCGGAAGGGTGAGAATCTCGGTTCCTTCCTCGGTGATGAGGATCGTGTGCTCAAACTGGGCAGTGTACTCGCCGTCCTCGTTTTGCACGGTCCAGCCGTCGTCCCAGACTCGGTACGGCAATTCGCCCAGGTTAATCATGGGCTCGATAGTCAACGTCATACCCGGCTCCAACACATCGCGGTAAGCGTCCGAATCAAAATGCAGCACCACGAGACCGTTGTGGAAGGTGGTGCCGATGCCGTGTCCAGTGAAGTCGGTGACCACGTTGTAGCCGAAACGCTTGGCGTAGGCTTCGATGACGCGGCCGATGACGTTGATCTCGCGGCCTGCCTTGGCCGCCTTGATACCACGCATCATGGCCTGGTAGGTGCGCTCGACTAAATCCTTGTGACGCTGCTCGACTTCTCCTGCGCAAAACGTGGCGTTGGTGTCGCCGTGGACGCCGTTTTTGTAGGCGGTGACATCGATGTTGACAATGTCGCCTTCCTCGATCACCGTCGTGTCGGGGATGCCGTGGCAGACAATCTCGTTGAGGGAGACACAGCATGACTTGGGGTAGCTGCGATAACCCAGCGTCGAGGGGTACGCGCCGTGGTCAAGCATGTATTCGTGGGCGACGCGGTCGATTTCGTCTGTTGTGACGCCGGGTTTCACGGCGGCCCCGGCCGTCGCCAACGCGTTAGCTGCAATCTTGGATGCCTCGCGCATCCTCTCAATGTTTTCCGGAGTCTGCACGAAGGGCTCTCCGATGTTTTCTTGAACCTCGTCTTTCCATGCGTATTCGGGGCGCTCGATGTGCTCGGGCACAGTCCGGATCGGCGTTGGTGTGCCGGGGGTTAACATTCCACGTTGACTCATAGCCCCCATGCTAACCCCACGGGTCGGCGTGGCTTTTTAGCCTCCCGTTTTGCGTGACTCATCCAAGTTGATCAACATCCGGTCGGTAACGGCCACCGCCGCCTCGGAGCCTCCACCGAGGACGATGAGGGTGGCGAAGGCGATGTCGTCGTTGGCCCTGTATCCGGTGAACCAGGAGTGTGATCCACCATAGATTTCCGCCTCGCCGGTCTTGCCGCGGATGTCCCCGCCAGCGCTCATGCCGGCCGCTGTTCCGCCGGGAGCAGTCACCGCCTGCATGATTTGCTGTAGCGCACCCTCTACCTCCGGTGAAAGCTTGCGTACATCTTCGGATACTTCGGTTTTTTGGCCGTCGACAAGAAAAGGCACCGGCATCAAGCCTCGTGCCGCTGTGGCTGCGACCAGGGCCATGCCGAAGGGGCTGACCAAGTCGTGGCCCTGCCCGTAGCCCGCTTCAGTGCGATCAAGGGCTTCTTCGCCGACCGGAATGGATCCGGTGATCGTGTCGAGCCCTGCGATTTTCATGTCTACGCCCAAGCCGAACTGCTTGCCTGTTTCCTTCAGCTCCCCGGGGGCAAGCTTGGTGGAGATGTCAGCGAAGGTTGTGTTGCAGGAACGGGCGAACGCAGACCTTAAGGGGACGTTTCCCATGCTAAATCCCGCGTAATTGGTCACTATGCGGCCGTAGAGGATCATGGTGCCGGGGCAGGCAACGATCGTGTCGGGGTTGAGGCCTTGTTTCTCAATGCCCGCTGCCGCTGTGATGATTTTAAAGGTAGAGCCGGGCGGGTACTGGCCCATCGTAGCCAGGTTTCCCAACGCATCAGCGGCCGGGGTTTGTGCCACGGCGAGGATCCCGCCGGTGGAGGGCCGGATGGCCACAATCATGGCCTGTTGACCCGCGATGGGCTCTAGGGCCTTCTCCGCCGCCCGCTGGACCGCGTGGTCGAGGCTGATGTGGATGGCGGGTGCTGGGGTTGCGGCCTCACCCGTTAATTCCTCGATAAAGGCACCGTTGGAGTTGACCACGTTGACGCTCCAGCCCGCCGCGCCCTCTAGGTCATCGCGCACCAGCTCAGCGACGCGCGCCATGATGTCCGGGGCGAAACCCGGGTTCACGGTGATCATCGCAGCTTCCTCGTTAAGCCGGATCGACGGGTCCCCACTGACAGCGGCGGCGACGGCATCTTTGGCGTTTGCTGGCACCACCGCAACAGAGAAGCTTCCCGCCGCTGCGCGCAACTGCTCCTTTAGCTCCGCCGGATCACGCCGTGGTACTGCTTGACGCCCTTCGCGCGCTACATCAAGCGCCGTAGAAATGGTCGTGGCGGTCGCAGCGGGATCTCTCATCTGATCAGTGTCCACCAGGATGCGGTAAACGGTGCCGGGGCTGAGCAGCTCGACGCCGTCAGAGGAGACGACACTCGCCTTCGTGGCGGGCTCGGCACGAAGTTCCATGTGTTGGTGGGCGCCTAGACGCGGATTCATCACGGACGGGCGCCAGCGTACCGTCCATGTGTCGGAGGACTGGGTCAACGTCGCCGCGGAATCGTAGGTGTAGTGACGATCCCGCGGAAGCTGCCACGTCATCGTGTACTTCACCGTCGCCAGGTTGTCTTGCTGGCTGACTTCAGTAACGGTGATGTCGAGACTTTCGGCCTGGAGGCCCTCCCAACTTGCACGGATGGAGTCCGCGGCGGTAGTGGGGTCGTCGACAAGCGAGGCGAGCGCATCGTAGTCCTGTGATTCAACGGCGTCGAGGAAGTCTGCCGCGGCGGGTGCGGCGTCATTGGGTTTTGGTGTGCAGCCAACGACAAGGCTGGCAGTGAGGGCCA
The Corynebacterium sp. BD556 genome window above contains:
- a CDS encoding penicillin-binding transpeptidase domain-containing protein, with the translated sequence MSRSVIAVSVGVALTASLVVGCTPKPNDAAPAAADFLDAVESQDYDALASLVDDPTTAADSIRASWEGLQAESLDITVTEVSQQDNLATVKYTMTWQLPRDRHYTYDSAATLTQSSDTWTVRWRPSVMNPRLGAHQHMELRAEPATKASVVSSDGVELLSPGTVYRILVDTDQMRDPAATATTISTALDVAREGRQAVPRRDPAELKEQLRAAAGSFSVAVVPANAKDAVAAAVSGDPSIRLNEEAAMITVNPGFAPDIMARVAELVRDDLEGAAGWSVNVVNSNGAFIEELTGEAATPAPAIHISLDHAVQRAAEKALEPIAGQQAMIVAIRPSTGGILAVAQTPAADALGNLATMGQYPPGSTFKIITAAAGIEKQGLNPDTIVACPGTMILYGRIVTNYAGFSMGNVPLRSAFARSCNTTFADISTKLAPGELKETGKQFGLGVDMKIAGLDTITGSIPVGEEALDRTEAGYGQGHDLVSPFGMALVAATAARGLMPVPFLVDGQKTEVSEDVRKLSPEVEGALQQIMQAVTAPGGTAAGMSAGGDIRGKTGEAEIYGGSHSWFTGYRANDDIAFATLIVLGGGSEAAVAVTDRMLINLDESRKTGG
- the map gene encoding type I methionyl aminopeptidase; its protein translation is MSQRGMLTPGTPTPIRTVPEHIERPEYAWKDEVQENIGEPFVQTPENIERMREASKIAANALATAGAAVKPGVTTDEIDRVAHEYMLDHGAYPSTLGYRSYPKSCCVSLNEIVCHGIPDTTVIEEGDIVNIDVTAYKNGVHGDTNATFCAGEVEQRHKDLVERTYQAMMRGIKAAKAGREINVIGRVIEAYAKRFGYNVVTDFTGHGIGTTFHNGLVVLHFDSDAYRDVLEPGMTLTIEPMINLGELPYRVWDDGWTVQNEDGEYTAQFEHTILITEEGTEILTLPDEDVAAGMLMLGQ
- the mtr gene encoding mycothione reductase; this translates as MNAHYDLIIIGAGSGNSIPSRKFKDWKIAIVEKGSFGGTCLNAGCIPTKMFVKTADAAYSAAHSSHLGLDTGFNGADWPAIVDRIFTKRVDPIASGGEEFRRGDGSPNVTVYDMHATFVGDRTISTGRGGKEETISADQIVIAAGARPVIPEWASDITHYTSENIMRIAKQPESLIIVGGGFIAMEFAHIFNALGTKVTVVNRSELLRTLDHDFVERFNEIARNTYEVHERATVTEAREDDAGVTLTLDDGTKVTSEALLVATGRRPNGDLLNAHAGGIELVDGARIRVDRYGRTTAEGVWALGDVSSPYQLKHVSNAETRAIKHNLLNPNDLVAMPHDHVPYAVFTHPEIATVGMTEAQAREAGHDVTTKVQKYGDVAYGWALDDTSGMCKLVADRSTGRLLGAHYMGPQASTLIQQMITVLAYDIDLRGFARGQYWIHPSLAEVTENAILGLDLQLSNS
- a CDS encoding alpha/beta hydrolase; translated protein: MSDNRPVSPNSARRLDDLVWRRDILGEGFENAEILTVGSEPATLVRAHFDSPSSKPALLWIHGMSDYFFQAHVAEHFLAQGYPFYAVDMRRCGRSWREGQRWHATTDLEEYFPELTLAARLIAGEHGSVVPIAHSTGGLIAPLWLDYVRRRDPGLHSAVAGMILNSPWLDMQFPKLLVLALKYPVAVLGKAFPTLAVNKGGTATYGKSISIEEHGSWRFDTTMKPIEGHSVSLGWLRAIFLGQERIHSGDVDTGVPMLTLSSSHSYLRQPYSPAADTADTVLDVADMKRWAPTLARDSQVLAIDGALHDVFLSEKYAREAALASALRWLSDLKIQH